From Nitrospiria bacterium, a single genomic window includes:
- a CDS encoding c(7)-type cytochrome triheme domain-containing protein: MFPGPIRNVKKTFFKTGSHSLVFLSVGVFLFILFLFNLSMAFKTTEPKGVLVVQQKAQTSEGSKQGSSRSSLGGIDLSKEEADRRLLIEKFKNLDPAMAIYLDSQGQMAGTGNPTDFIGEAERAGMATHPIALEAADLPTDRYGLVDWVEGSRMGKINPRDSLDPNIPPTEPLDLDVVIETKSRFQPRVVFSHKVHTFWLSCDNCHPSIFKQEAGGNPEMTMPKIASGEFCGRCHNRVSFPLTDCLRCHTKPKEETTAGPGLEATTPLR; this comes from the coding sequence ATGTTTCCTGGGCCAATCAGAAATGTGAAAAAGACCTTTTTTAAAACAGGTTCCCATTCCCTTGTTTTTTTATCGGTGGGTGTGTTTCTTTTTATTCTTTTTCTGTTTAATTTATCTATGGCCTTTAAAACCACTGAACCCAAGGGGGTCCTGGTAGTCCAACAAAAGGCCCAAACCTCAGAGGGGTCCAAGCAGGGTTCCTCCCGATCATCTTTGGGAGGTATAGATCTTTCTAAGGAAGAAGCGGATCGAAGGCTCCTCATTGAAAAATTTAAAAATCTGGATCCGGCTATGGCCATCTATTTAGATAGCCAGGGTCAAATGGCGGGAACCGGAAATCCAACCGATTTTATTGGGGAAGCGGAGCGTGCGGGAATGGCAACACACCCCATTGCCCTTGAGGCTGCGGACCTCCCAACAGACCGGTATGGACTGGTAGATTGGGTTGAAGGTTCTCGGATGGGTAAAATTAATCCCAGGGATTCCTTAGATCCCAATATTCCCCCCACCGAACCTTTAGATCTCGATGTGGTCATCGAAACCAAAAGCCGCTTTCAACCCAGGGTGGTATTCTCCCACAAGGTGCACACCTTTTGGTTAAGTTGTGATAATTGTCATCCGTCTATCTTTAAACAGGAGGCAGGAGGGAATCCTGAAATGACCATGCCCAAGATCGCTTCGGGAGAATTTTGTGGGCGGTGTCACAATCGGGTTTCTTTTCCTTTAACCGATTGTCTTCGCTGTCATACCAAACCCAAAGAAGAAACCACTGCAGGGCCGGGTTTGGAGGCAACCACCCCCCTTCGATAA
- a CDS encoding class I SAM-dependent methyltransferase — protein MATLDLVALYSRQKKYFEEAYKTGEHGWPVEEPSPFVIDFLRKVSLPGKHLRVLDLGCGEGRHTFLFAQKGWRTVGVDYQPLALERANKIAKQKNIRPGFSFVLGDLSHLPFRFQSFDALVDFGVLHHVPRRDTPHYLKTVISLLKSNGFFLLSCFSVKFKHFPGEKRKRNWLIHRGHYDRFFKKTDFSKIFGNFFSILDIEEERQGSYSFYNVLLRKRDHA, from the coding sequence GTGGCTACACTGGACCTCGTGGCTCTTTATTCCCGTCAAAAAAAATATTTTGAGGAGGCTTACAAAACCGGTGAACACGGTTGGCCGGTTGAGGAACCCTCTCCTTTTGTCATTGATTTTCTTCGTAAGGTTAGCCTTCCGGGAAAACATTTGCGGGTTCTTGATTTAGGGTGCGGAGAAGGACGGCATACCTTTCTCTTTGCCCAAAAAGGTTGGAGAACCGTTGGGGTAGATTATCAACCTCTGGCATTAGAAAGAGCGAATAAAATTGCAAAACAAAAAAACATAAGGCCCGGGTTTAGTTTTGTCTTGGGGGACCTTTCTCACCTTCCTTTTCGCTTTCAATCCTTTGATGCTTTAGTTGATTTCGGTGTGCTTCATCATGTCCCCAGAAGAGATACTCCTCACTACCTGAAAACAGTGATTTCCTTACTAAAATCTAATGGATTTTTTCTGTTGTCCTGTTTTTCGGTGAAGTTTAAGCATTTCCCTGGTGAAAAACGGAAAAGAAATTGGTTGATTCATCGGGGGCATTATGATCGATTTTTTAAAAAAACCGATTTTTCCAAAATATTTGGTAATTTTTTTAGTATTTTGGACATTGAAGAAGAGCGACAGGGATCCTATTCTTTTTACAACGTTTTATTAAGAAAGCGTGATCATGCCTGA
- the dat gene encoding D-amino-acid transaminase: MPDIAFLNEKFLPLDRAMVSVEDRGFQFGDGVYELIRAYGGRLFHVENHIRRLLQSLDSIQLPGVYPMDQWRSILEMALEKSGYTEAKIYLQVTRGVSPRQHPFPEKVIPTVVVTVRKMDIFPEDYQKEGVSVITMPDLRWARCDVKSINLLPNILAKQKAKEEGALEALFIRDGQVQEGAGSNVFSLKGDRLITPAEGNRILSGVTRGALIGLAKAMGLQVFEEDLELNALYSSDEVLLTATSMEILPVVRIDKKVIGSGKPGPIQKKLYQDFLNGLSRYKKGS, translated from the coding sequence ATGCCTGATATAGCCTTTTTGAATGAAAAATTTTTACCCCTGGATAGGGCCATGGTTTCAGTTGAGGATCGGGGTTTTCAGTTTGGTGATGGGGTTTATGAGCTGATTCGGGCCTATGGGGGGCGGCTTTTTCATGTGGAAAACCACATCAGAAGGCTGTTGCAAAGTCTGGACTCCATTCAATTGCCTGGGGTTTACCCCATGGATCAATGGAGATCGATTTTAGAAATGGCCTTGGAAAAAAGCGGGTACACGGAGGCAAAAATTTATCTTCAGGTTACACGGGGTGTTTCCCCCCGGCAACACCCTTTCCCTGAAAAGGTGATCCCAACGGTGGTAGTAACGGTCCGAAAAATGGATATTTTCCCTGAGGATTACCAAAAAGAGGGCGTTTCGGTGATTACCATGCCTGATTTAAGGTGGGCCCGTTGCGATGTCAAATCTATTAACCTTCTTCCAAATATTCTGGCTAAACAGAAAGCTAAGGAAGAAGGTGCCCTGGAGGCCCTTTTTATCAGAGATGGTCAGGTGCAGGAAGGGGCAGGAAGCAATGTTTTTTCTCTTAAAGGAGATCGGCTGATTACGCCCGCTGAAGGGAATCGGATTCTTTCAGGAGTAACAAGGGGAGCCCTCATTGGTTTGGCGAAAGCGATGGGTCTGCAGGTTTTTGAGGAAGATCTTGAATTGAATGCGTTATATTCATCGGATGAAGTGTTATTGACCGCTACCTCCATGGAGATTTTGCCAGTTGTACGGATTGATAAAAAAGTGATAGGATCAGGGAAACCCGGACCGATCCAAAAAAAACTTTATCAAGATTTTTTAAATGGGCTATCTCGGTATAAAAAAGGTTCATGA
- the rimP gene encoding ribosome maturation factor RimP, with product MTVELPNEQLQRFVKPILQSLGFELIDLEYFGHGSKGILRVFIEKEGGITLEDCAKASRYISHALDVEDPIAHSYHLEVSSPGLDRPLKKLEEFDRFQGRKVKIKLHQPKGGQKVLRGELKDRLGETIFIVVEDGKEIEIPFRDIFSARLQLNF from the coding sequence GTGACAGTAGAATTACCCAATGAACAATTACAAAGGTTTGTAAAGCCCATTCTGCAATCTCTCGGTTTTGAGTTGATTGATTTGGAGTATTTTGGGCATGGATCAAAGGGTATATTACGGGTTTTTATTGAGAAAGAGGGCGGAATCACCCTTGAGGATTGTGCCAAGGCAAGCCGTTATATCAGCCACGCGTTGGATGTAGAGGATCCTATTGCCCATTCCTATCACTTGGAGGTTTCCTCTCCTGGTTTAGACCGTCCTTTAAAAAAGCTGGAAGAGTTTGACCGGTTCCAGGGAAGAAAAGTCAAAATAAAATTGCATCAACCTAAAGGAGGACAGAAGGTTTTAAGAGGGGAATTAAAGGACCGGTTGGGTGAAACTATTTTTATTGTTGTCGAAGATGGAAAAGAAATTGAAATTCCTTTTCGTGACATTTTTTCCGCAAGATTACAGTTGAATTTTTAA